In Limnobaculum parvum, one DNA window encodes the following:
- a CDS encoding DUF2628 domain-containing protein → MYGAPNTPEHKAALSAEKVTRQISLSLNFIAFFFGFIYFFKLGLWKKNLVIIVIFMMINSITDSFGLRTGSSLSQVLSDGINIVSLLMWSVTANYAYYLKEVKGRDGWNPFEGIF, encoded by the coding sequence CTGTATGGCGCACCAAACACTCCTGAGCATAAAGCAGCTCTCAGTGCTGAAAAAGTTACTCGCCAAATCTCATTAAGTTTGAATTTTATTGCCTTCTTTTTTGGCTTTATTTATTTCTTCAAATTAGGGTTATGGAAAAAGAATCTGGTTATAATCGTTATCTTCATGATGATTAACTCTATTACTGACAGCTTTGGACTCCGCACAGGCTCTAGCCTGTCCCAGGTGCTGAGTGACGGTATTAATATTGTTTCCCTCCTGATGTGGTCAGTAACGGCCAATTACGCATACTATCTAAAGGAAGTGAAAGGCCGTGATGGCTGGAACCCATTTGAAGGTATTTTTTAA